Below is a window of Anaerobacillus alkaliphilus DNA.
CATTGATTTGACGCTGTAATTCGAAATTCATCAGACAATTGAACTGTTTGCTTCCGCTCTTCATAATAAAGAATTACTTTACTATTGCCAGGAAACATTTTTAACGTACTTTTTAACTGAACAAGCTTAGTTTGGTTAGCATGATTTTGATCTATTTTTAAGTACAATATACCTTCCTTAATTTGACTCCTAGAAAGGTTTTTTACATCTAAAACCTTAGAGATAATTACTTGCGTTCGTTCGTTGGATACCTCTAGTTTTCCTTCTAAGAAAACTAACTGCCCAATCTTCATTAAAGCAAAGAATTCTCGGTATTGTTTTGGGAAGACGGTCAATTCTAGTTCACCACTCTCATCGCTAAACTTTAAGAATGCCATCTGTTCCCCTTTTTTGGTTTTAACGACTCGAATGGTCTCTAAAAGTCCAGCAAGACGTACAATTCCTTCGCCTTTGGCTAGAGCATCCGCAACCAAGATCCGATTATGAGAATTAGCAACTTCAGAATAGTCCTCAATTGGATGACTAGATAGATAAAAACCTAATGCCTCTTTTTCATAATGAAGTTTTTCAGAATCTTTAAATGGTGGAACTTGTATTCCTTCAGGCACCTTAACTTCTTCATAAAAAAGTTGCGATTGTCTATCCTCTGTTTGTTGCCTCACCTGTTCTCCAAACTCTAAAGCATAATCCAACGTAGCTAAAAGACTTGCTCGATGTTGACCAAAATCATCAAAACTTCCAGCTGCTACTAGTGACTCCAAGGTTCTTCGATTTATATACCTTGTGCTCACTCTAGCACAAAAATTAAAGATATTTTTATAATATCCCCCTTTTTGACGTTCTCGAACAATCTCCTCAATTGCTCTAATACCGACATTTTTTATTGCAGCAAGACCAAATTCTATGTCATTTGAACTACCAATTATAAAACCTGCGCTACATTTATTAATAGAAGGCGTAAGAACAATGATACCCTTCTTCTTGGCATCAATAATATATTGGTTTATTTTTTCAGGTTGTCCAATCGCACTTGTTAATAGTGCAGTGAAAAAAGCGGAAGGATAGTTGGCTTTTAGATAAGCCAATTGATATGATATAACACTATAGGCAACCGAATGACTTCTGTTAAAACCATAATTAGCAAAACGGACAATCAAATCGTAAACATCATTACTAATCTTCTGATCATAGCCCCGCTTTAAACATCCTTGTACAAATCTGTTTCTCTGTTCTTCCAATGTTTCTAATTTCTTCTTACTAACTGCTCTCCTTAAGATATCAGCCTCACCGAGAGAAAAACCAGCTAATTTAGAAGCAATTTGCATAATTTGCTCTTGATAAATAATAACCCCATACGTTTTTTCTAATATCGGCTTTAAGTCTGGGTGAGTATAATTAACTTGGCGTTTATTATGTTTTCCCGCTATGAAAAGCGGAATGTTTTCCATTGGACCTGGCCTATACAAAGCGTTAACAGCCACAATATCTTCAAATTCAGTTGGTTTTAAATTAGATAGCACTCGTCTCATCCCCGGAGATTCTAGCTGAAAAACACCTGTTGTATCACCAACTCCTAATAATTGGAACGTATTTTGATCGTCAAAAGGGATACTTTCCAAGTTAATCTTTTTTCCTTCCATTTGATAGATATGAGAAACAATTTCTTCTAGGAATGATAGGTTTCTTAAACCAAGAAAGTCCATCTTTAATAGACCTATCTCCTCTAAAATTGTCATAGGATATTGTGTTAACAAAACTTCGTAATGGCCTTTTTGTACTGGCACCTTATCAGTTAAAGGGTCCTTACTTATGACGATACCCGCTGCATGAGTAGAAGCATGCCTAGGAATACCTTCAACCCTTTTTGCTAAGTGGAACCAATCGGTTATTACATCACTCTCTTGAATAAGTTTCTGCAAGCTAGGTGTCTCTTTAACAGCCTCATCAATCGTCAAATTTGGTCTTGAAGAAATCTGTTTAGCAACACTATCAATTTGCTTTAAAGGGATTCCAAGGACTTTCCCAATGTCTCTAAGTGCTGCCTTTGCTGCTAGTGTCCCAAATGTGATAATCTGCGCAACATGATTTTTACCATATTTTTGAAAAACATACTCGATAACTTCTTCCCGTCTTGTATCTGGGAAATCAATATCAATATCTGGCATTGTTATACGTTCAGGGTTGAGGAAACGTTCAAAAAGCAAATCATATTTAATTGGATCTACATTGGTAATATGTAAGACATACGCAACTAATGACCCTGCAGCAGAACCTCTTCCTGGTCCTGTAATCATCCCTTTTTCGTGTGCAAATTTCATAAAATCCCACACTATTAGAAAATAATCATTGAACTGCATTTGATCTATAATTTTAAGTTCAAATAGTAAACGCTCTTGTATTTCATCTGTAAGTAGTTTATAACGTGTTAGTAGTCCTTCTTGGCACAACTTAAATAAATATTCTTTTGAATTCACTCCTGCTGGCAGCGGAAACTTCGGTAAAGCATGTTCTCCAAAGTTCAATATTAGATTACACTTATCTGCAATTTTTTTTGTATTTAGGAGCGCTTCAGGAATTTGAGAAAATAGTTGTTCCATTTCCTGTTTAGATTTTAAGTAGTACTCATTTGTATGGAATTCCGTTTTTATTTCCTCTAATGTTGTACCTTGTTCTATCGCCAATAAGCACCTTTGCGCAAGCGCATCTTCTTTCCTTATATACACGACTTGGTTGGTAACTACCAAGTTCATTTGATATTCTCTTGAGAGCTTTACGATTTTTAAATTTAATTCTTTTTCAGTGGCCATACCATGATCATGAATTCCGATGTAAAAGTCGTCTCCAAAATGCGTTTGATATTCTTTTATTGTTAGAAGTGCAAGCTCACTCTTACCTTCCAAAACTAGCTGTTGAATCTCACCTTTGGAGGGAGAACTGATTGCAATTAGGTCTTTACAATATGAAAATAAATGATGTTTTTCAACTTGCTTCTTTTGGTTAGAACCAAGGACCTGAGAAATGCTAGATAGTTTCATTAAGTTTTGATATCCTACCTGTGATTTTGCTAGAAGGATGATCCATGTTTCGTCCTTATTTTTGGTTGTTATACATAGTTCAAGACCAATAATGGGTTTAATTCCCACCTGTTTACAAGCCTTATAAAAAGGAATTACTCCATACAGTACACTTTGGTCAGTGATAGCAATCTCAGAAAATTGCAATTCCTTCGCACGAGCTACAAGCGCCTCAATTTTCGCAGAACTTCTTAATAAGCTATATTCAGTATTGACATGAAGATGAACAAACTCCACGTTCTTTCCCCCTTTTCGAATGGCAGATGCAAAAATTAGACCATTCAACATTCAATCAAAATCACTCGAAACAGAACGTACGATCTTTTTCTTTCATTATATTACTACCAATAGTGAACTACAAATTAGAACTTTTATTTATATCATGAAACCCATAAAAAAAACTCTTTACAAGTATATATAATAACTTTGTCCCATAAGTATTAGTAAAGATAATTAAGAATGAAAATTCCACTTTTTGAAAGGAACTTATCCCTATTAATTTTTTGATCAGATTTTCATTTTACATTCTACATTCAATAAAGGAGAGGCTTTCAGATGGATAAAGAATTTATTGCAACACTGATCATGGATTTTTTTGTCGCCTTTGGTGTGGTAATTGGAGGGGCGATTGTTGGTGGAATAGGTGCATTCTTAATCGGAAAGCCACCGTTGTCCACGATAAATGATCTTGCAACTGGGTTAAAGATTTGGGCAATGGTAGCTGCCATTGGCGGTACCTTTGACGCCATCTACAGTATTGAAAGAGGAATTTATGATGGGTCACATATAGATATTGCCAAAACATTGTTTATGATTTTCGCCGCTCTTTCAGGTGCTCATTCGGGGGGAGTACTGATTCAGTGGATCACTCAGGAGGCCTAATGAATGATGCGGATACCTCCTTACTATAAACAGGCTGGATGGCAACGCTTTTTTGCTGGGGTAATTATAGGTATGATTATCGGCTGGTTCTTTTTCATTTATGAGTTTGGTGAAGTTCAAGAAAAGCTCGTTACAAAAATCAAAATGCAAGAGGCCACCATTAAAAACCAAAAAGATACAATTGAGATCTTAAGAAGTGATAAAGATGAACTGAATAAAGAAAATCAGAAAAAGTTGACGGTCCAAGAAGTAAAGGTTTACTTCAAAAATGATAAAGCATTTAGACTGAGTGAACTTTCTACTCATGACCTACGAAGTCAAATTGAAAAAGAACTATCTGCTGTTCTCAATAGAAATATTGAATCCGTAGCAGAGAGTAAAGATCTTTTATACCAATCAATTGAAAATAAAGTATTTGAAGTCAATGACAAGAGATACCATGTTGTGGTTAGAGACTTTGTTTTGTATACAAAACTTCAAGTATTTGTAGAAATTCGCCTAGCTGATTAACTTTGTACGAATTGTGACAAAAAAGTTTTAAAAATTTTCGGATAAATCATCAAGACAAACACTTCTTTCCATAAATTGTTGTATACTAGATATGTAGAACAATAATAAGGAGGAGTTTCAATGATTATTAGCCGAAAGAAATTAGCAAGGGTAAAAGTGGAACAAATTAAAGCTGGCTACTCTGCTTATACCGAATCAAAAGAAGTGGCTTCTTATGTAAAAAAAGAGTTGGAACGCCTTGGAATAACTGTCTATGAAGATGTAACCTCCTCTGGTTTTTGGTTTATCCCACAAAAAAAAGTAATGTAGCTTTTTAGCTTACATTACTTTTTTTCTTAACCTTCACGGCATATTTCGTGTAACCCAGCTAAAACTTCATCCGCTTGTTCCCAAGAAAAAACAGATGCTCCTGCTGCTAAGGGATGACCACCACCATTAAACCGTTGAGCTAAACCGTTAATAATTGGTTTTTTTGAACGCAACCTAACTCTAATTAATTGATCTGGCTCTTCCACAAAGAACACCCAAGCCTTTATTCCCTCTATATTCGCAAACGTGTTTACTAATCTTGATGCGTCACTAGGTGTCACTTTGTACTCTTGAAGAATTGATTGAGATAATTTTATTGCCCCTACCCCATTTTCATATTGTTCAAAGTTATTTAATATGTAGCCTTGAAGTCTAGCATCATTTAAACTAATTCGTTCCATCGGTTCATAGATGTCAACCAAAGAGAAGGGTTGTTTTACTAACTCACTTGCATATTGGAATGTGCGTTCTGTTGTATTAGGATAACGAAATCTTCCTGTATCACCAACTATTCCTGCAAATAAACATCTTGCAGCCTTCTCGGTCATTTCCATCCCTTTTAAATCATTCCATGTCTCAAAAAGCTCATAGATCATCTCACTTACAGAGCTTGCATTAGTATCTACCCAAATAATATCGCCATAAGGATCTTCGTTAGGATGATGGTCAATTTTAATTATTTTATCTCCTTTACTATACCTCTCATCACTAATTCGTTCTACATTAGCAGTGTCACAAATAACAATTAAGGCATCTTCAAATATATCATCTTGTAATTCGTCCATCTCAATGATGTATTGAAGTGAAGGTTCTTCATCACCTACGACATAAACTTCCTTCTTTGGGTAATGCTCTTTCAATAAGTATGCTAGACCCCCCTGGGAACCTAGAGCATCTGGATCTGGTCTGACGTGTCGGTGAATAATAATTTTTTGATACTTCTCTATCATTTCAATAATTTCGTGCTTCATCCTGTTCTCCTTTTCTCCCAACAATTTTAATATTAGCTTTTCCTACATAATCAAGTTACAATATAACTATAAAAATTCTTTAAGAGGTGGATTCGTTGATTACTACTTTTTTAATTGTTGTCTCTGCAGTCTTCTATCTATTCTATAAAGTGAATTATTTCCGTTCAAAATCCCCTATCGAGAAGAAATGGATTGGAACAAAGGCAAATATTGCTGTCGGTGTGTTTCTAGTCTCATTTGGAATAAATCAAATTATCCTAATAACACCTGTGGCACTTATTGTCGGGACGATATTTATTTTACTCGGTGCTGCTAATGTTATCTTTGGGTTTAAAGCATACAAGCATTATTCCCCATTAGTTCTAGAAGAAGCAAACGCTAAGAGCTAGATTGCTTTAGAAGTATATAGTAAATAAAAGAAGCCATTTAAGAAAGAATGTTGCTTTAAAGGCACTCGCCCTTTACGCAACATTCTTTTTTATCTATCAATAATTTGCGCCATCACTAACGCTTTTCCTACAATTGTCCCTTCATGGAAGATCTCAACATCTACTTTTCCGAATTTACGTCCAATTTCTAAGACCCTTGGGAATATCTCAATCATACTTTCAATTTGTACAGGTTTAATAAAATAGAGAGTAATATTCTCTACTACTAAATCCCCTTTTTTATGAACACGTAACGCTCTACTACCTGCTTCAGTCACGATCGTCGTAAAAACCCCGTAAGATATCGTTCCTAATTGATTCGTCATTTGCGGTGTGACTTCACAACGATAACATATTTCATTTCCAATTGTTGCATCTTGAAATCTACTCGTTACTAAGTCTTCAATCGTTTCACCAATATGAGGCTGACGCTGGTTCATTTGCAATGCTTTTAGAACATCTTGACGGCTAATAACTCCAATTAGCTTCTTATAGTTGTCAACAACCGGCAGTTGTTCAATTCCTTCCCAAACCATTAAATGTGCAGCAGAAGCAACTGAGGTCTGGCCGTTTACTGAAAGGGGACTTTTCGTCATGACCTTTTCAATCTCAATATGTTTTTCAACACCCATAACATCCTTTGAGGTAACCATACCTTGAACTTTCATGTTTTCATCTACGACAGGATAGCGGCTGTGACCGGTTTTTTCGTTAAATTCAAACCATTTTTCTATTTTATCATTCGTCTTTAAGAAATAAGTAGCTTCTAACTTTATATATATATCTTCTACAAGTATAATTTCTTTTTTGATTAATTGATCATAGATAGCTCGGTTAATCATAGTGGCTACAGTAAACGTATCATAAGAAGTTGAAATGATTGGTAAGTTCAATTCATCAGCTAGCTTCTTCACTTCCTCAGATGTATCAAATCCTCCTGTAAGAAGGACCGCTGCCCCAGCTTGTAGGGCCAATTTATGTACTTGATTTCTATTACCAACAATTAATAAGTTACCTGCCTCTACATAACGCATCATTGCTTCCGCTTTCATCGCACCGATAACAAATTTACTCAGTGTTTTATGTAGTCCGTCTCTTCCCCCAAGAACTTGTCCATCAACAATGTTTACAACTTCAGCAAAAGTAAGTTTCTCAAAATTCTCTTTCTGTTTTTTCTCAATACGTATCGTACCTACGCGCTCAATGGTACTTACTAACCCTTGATTTTCAGCATCCTTAATTGCACGATAAGCCGTCCCCTCACTAACAGTCAATGCTTTTGCAATTTGTCTCACGGAAATCTTATGACCAATTTCTAGGGATTGTATGTGTTGTAAAATCTGTTCATGTTTTGTCATTAAGCTCCCCCACTTTCCACCTGTATTCATACTTTATCTTTTCTGTACTAATACAAGTATATAGATGAGAGAGCTTGTTTTCAAGGCAATTAACTATATTGTCGTACTTTTTGTTTTCTTTGTGGTGATGCCTTCTGTCTCGTTGTTCTACTTCTCTCAACTCTTTTACCATAAAGAAGGGCAATCATATTTCCACTAATAGCAATGAGTGCAAACACTATCCAAGCTATTGAAAATACGATAGTTTTCGTATCTCCCTGGAAGTTTAAATAAGGCACACCATAAAACATAATGGCTATACCAAGTAAAAAGCATAATAACAAACGATTTCTTCGCATACTTCTCTCCCCTTCAGATAGGTTGTCTTATTGAATTATATGCAGGGATACAATAATGATGATTGGTTATTGGTGTTTTTAAAAGCTGTTTTCACAAAAGATTGCTATTTTCAAATTATTAGGATAGACATTGCAGTAGATATGGCGGACATCTTTAATATTAAGTTATCATTTATATTTCATTACTCCGATTAACTTTTTACAGATTTAGGTCGATTTGGTTTAATTAATATCCTATCATTACTATCACCCGTTATTCCGACTGATTTTTCCAGACTTTAGGAGAACGTGGTTTAAACACCCATTATTTTAACTAACTTTTCCAGACTTTAGGAGAATTCAGTCTAAATCACCCGTTATTTCGACTATCTTTTCCGGAATTTAGGAGAATTCGGTCTAAATCACCCGTTATTTTGACTAACTTTTCCAGACTTTAGGAGAATACGGTTTAAATCACTCGTTATTTTGACTGAATTTTCCAGACTTTAGGAGAATACAGTTTAAATCACTCGTTATTTCGACTAACTTTTCCAGACTTTAGGAGAATACAGTTTAAATCACTCGTTATTTTGACTAACTTTTCCAGACTTTAGGAGATTTCGGTTTAAACCACTCGTTATTTTGACTAACTTTTCCATATTTTAGGAGAATCTGGTTTAAATCACCCATTATTTTGACTAACTTTTCCAGACTTTAGGAGAATCCGGTTTAAATTACTCGTTATTTTGACTGAATTTTCCAGACTTTAGGAGAATCTGGTTTAAATCACCTATTATTTTGACTAACTTTTCCAGACTTTAGGAGAATACGGTCTAAATCACCCGTTATTTTGACTAACTTTTCCAGACTTTAGGAGGATGCCGTTTAAATCGCCTACCATTTTGACTCATTGGAACCACAGATTTTACGAAAAGAGCCTTTTAAAAAACGAAGACCAACCACATTACTGTGACTGGTCTCCTCTAGGTTATTTTACACTTCTAGTGTCTCGCCTGAAGCTAGAACCTTTCCATCGATCCCGTTTTGTAAGCTAGCTACAAACGCGTGTGGATCTTGCTCAATAACAGGGAATGTATTGAAGTGAATTGGGACAACTGTTTTGGCATTAAGCCATAAAGCTGCCGTTGCCGCATCTTCAGGTCCCATAGTAAAATTATCTCCAATTGGTAAGAAAGCAACATCAATGTTATTTCGCTCACCTATCATTTTCATGTCTGAAAATAAGGCTGTATCACCTGCATGGTAAATTGTTTTTCCCTCAGCAGAAAAGAGAATACCTGCAGGCATACCTGTATAAACAATCGTTTTCGTAGTTACTTCTTCATAGGCTGAGCCGTGGAACGCTGGTGTAAGTTTCACCTTACCAAAATCAAATTGATAAGCCCCACCAATGTGCATCGGATGAACATTTACTCCTTGCCATGCTAAATACGTAGCCAATTCAAATGGAGCTACGACAAGAGCATGATTTTTCTTTGCCAATTCAACGGTATCACCAACATGGTCGTTATGACCATGTGTTAATAGAATGACATCTACTTTAAGTTCCTCTACATTTAAGGTTGTTGAACCATTTCCTCTAATGAAAGGATCGATTATAATTCTCTTATCATTAGCTTCAATTAAAACCACTGAATGACCGTGATACGTTAGTTTCATATATAAACACCCCAAATTAAATTTATTTACTTACCTTTATTCACAAATCTATTTCCTTTTAAAACTAGAAATTCCTGCTTTATTCTTAGAATTTTCACAAAAAAAGAAGTTCTGTTTAACAAACGAACAGTTAAATGGTAAAGTGAAACCATACATATATTTGTAATTAAGAAAGGTGGTCTTTATGAATCAGCGACTCAAAGGAGTAATGAACTGGTTAGCAGAGAAACAAATAGATATGGCTTTTGTACAGACAAAAGCTAATGTTTTTTATTTATCAAAATTTTATACAGAACCTCATGAGCGTTTAGTTGGAATCGTAATTTTTCCGACTTCTGAACCTATTCTGATTTGTCCAAACATGGAAAAACCACAAGCAAAAGCTGCAGGTTGGGAGTACGAAATCATTAGCTACAGTGATTCTGAGAACCCGTGGCACTTACTAGAACAGCGTCTTAAAAAGCAACATTCTTCCGTTAATACAATTGCTATTGAGAAAGAGCATATCTCTTATACTAGAGCAAATGCATTACTAAGCATTTATCCCGAAGGAAACCTAGTATCAGTAGAAGAGAAGCTTTATTCCCTTCGATTAATCAAAGATGATGGAGAACTAGCCATTCTAAAACAAGCAGCCAAGCTCGCTGATTATGGTGTTGAGGTTGGTGTAAATGCTATTAAGGCTGGAAAGTGCGAAATGGATGTCTTGGCATTGATTGAATATGAGTTAAAGAAAAAAGGAATTCGCGAAATGTCTTTCTCGACTATGGTGCTTACTGGTGCTAAATCTGCTGATCCTCACGGAAACCCTGGTCTTACTGAAATCAAACGTGGTGACTTCGTATTATTTGATCTTGGTGTTGTACTTGATGGTTATTGTTCAGACATTACAAGAACAGTAGCATTCCAAGATATTAGCGAAAAACAACGAGAAATCTATCAGACTGTACTAGGCGCACAATTGCAAGCACTTTCTGTTTGTAAGATTGGTACGAGAATTGGTGACATTGACCTAGCAGCAAGAAATTATATTAATGACGCTGGTTATGGGGATTACTTTCCACATAGAATTGGACATGGTCTAGGCATCGAAGTTCATGAATTCCCTTCAATGAGTGAAAATAATAATGACCTCTTACAAGAAGGTGCTGTTTTTACCGTCGAGCCTGGGATCTATGTACCAAACATTGGTGGGGTCCGTATCGAAGATGACATCGTTATTACCAAAGATGGCTTTGAGAGCTTAACAAGTTTTCCGAAGGAATTAATCATTGTGTAAATTAGATAAGGGTATGGCAAAATGCCATACCCTTATCTTTTGAGAGACAATCTTTTTTTATTTTTTCTCCCATACCCATGTAAAGAGCTTATGATCTCCTGTCATCCAACGGATATCGAGCCTTTCTATGTCGGGATATTTGTCTTTTTTTAGTCTTTCAACCATTTCTTCAGCCTTTGCTTTTTCAGATAATTGAAGCGTTTTAATTATCGCCAACATTTCTTGTTTAGCTACCTCGGACTTTATAACCTCTGTCCCTTTTTCAAATTCATACTTTCCTGGACTAGTATACTCCCATTGAAATTCAGAGTCATTCTCGTTAATTGTGATCTTAAGAAAGAAACTCTCCATTAGATTTAAGGCATTACTTTGAGAAGGTAATATAAATAAACCCAAAATTAACATTAACAAAATAAGCATTTTTTTCACGTTCATCACCTCATTACTACTATTAGTAAGTAATGGATGATTTATACTTCCCTATAATGGACAATTTTATTGGTATTACCGGAAGCGATGTAATACATCTACTCCTCCTGTTACTTCAATAACTGTACCTGTAATCATATCGGAATTTTCATCGCACAAAAATGACACAACTCGGCTAATATCTTCACCTGTTCCGGATCGTCCAACAGGAGTATCTTTATCAACAAACTTTCTAGCATCCTCAATTGATGCCTCTTTCATATCACCAACTATATTCCCTGGACAAACCATATTAGCTGTGATACGATTTTCAGCCTCTTCTATAGCTATTGTTTTAGTTAAGGAGACTAGTCCAACTTTAGCAGCCGCAAAGGCAGATCTATATAACCAACCTGGCGTTCCTTCTGCACCTTGGAATCCATAGGTGATTATTCGACCAAAATTTTCTCTTCTCATCATTGGAACTACTTTTTTTACTAAGTGGAACACACTGCTTAAGTTTCCTTCTAGCATTTCATACCATTCACTGTCACTATATTCTAAAAGTTTTTTTCGTTGGAACACGTATGGTCCTGCATTATTAATTAAAATATGAATAGCCCCAAAAGAATTAGCTGCCTGATCAACTAAATGTTCAATATCAGTTTTTTGAGTTACATCTGCTTTAATAAATTGAAATGAACCTTGATATCTTGCCCATTCCTTAGTTAATCGTTCAACAGCTTCTTGATCACTGCGATAACTAACAGAAACCTTATAACCATCTTCTAATAACTTTTCAGATACTTTCTTTCCTAATCCCTTTGTCCCCGCTGTAATTAAAGCATGACGCATGAAACTCTCCTCCTCCCCCAATAACGTAATAGCTACATGATACTTTTATTATATTGTTATGGTAATTCAAAGTAAAAAAGAATGCTTCATAAACTTAGTTCTAATATTTTTTCTTAAAGTAATCTCTATAGATAAAATAAATACCTTGGTAACAAAAACCAAGGTAGTTGACCAACATTTATTGAGTATCTTCACTAGCGTCATCAGTTCTTCTGTTTGTGTCTGTTGTTCCTTCATAATAAGAGTCTAACAACTGTTGTCTAACAACAGCATCGCCTTCTTCGTCAAAAATGGTATTCTGATACTTGGGATCTTTCATTTATTTTATCACCTCCTTTTTTCTTCTCAGATATTATTCATCAAACATTCACGATTTATGACATCTTCACCAAAATATAGAAGTCTTTACATGGTATAATTTAGTTGTAAGCATGACATTATTTTGAAAATAGGGGTGAAACCTATGGAGAGAAACTACTCAAACATTTTAGTAGCTGTAGACGGGTCAAATGAAGCAAAAAAAGCCTTACTAAAAGCAATCGATGTAGCTAAAAAAGACCATGCTAAAGTAATTATTACTCACATCGTAGACACCAGAACGTTTGCTACAGTTGAACAATATGATCGTGCTATTGTTACTAGGGCTGAGGAATATGCTAAAGATATGCTTTCAGAATACAAGGCAATAGTTGAAAAGGCTGGAATTGAGACTACTTGTGTCTTAGATTTTGGTTCTCCAAAGGTAAAAGTCTCTAAGGATATTGCAAAGAAATATGAAGTGGACTTAATTATTACCGGTGCCACTGGGTTAAGTGCAATCGAACGACTCCTAATTGGTAGCGTCTCAGAGTATATAGCGCGCACGGCAAAATGTGATGTACTAATCGTTCGCAACTAAAAAATGTTCAATAAATAGAGAAAAGAGGCAACCTAAAGGTTATCCTCTTTTCTCTATTACTATTTCTTTTTTATTATATCTTCAGCTTTAACTAGTGCTATTTTTACTTGTTCAAAACCAGTTCCACCAGCACTGTTCCGTCTTGCAACAACCGTCTTTGGTTCAAGTACTTGATAAATATCCTCCTCAAATAAGGAACTAGCTTGCTTAAATTCGGCCATAGTTAAGTCTAATAGGTACTTTTTGCTTTGAATACAATGAAGCACTAATTTCCCTACGACCTCATGTGCTGCACGGAATGGCATACCTTTCGTTGCTAGGTAATCCGCTAATTCTGTAGCATTAGAGAAATCTTCATTTGTTGCTTTCTCCATATTAGCGTCTAATACTTTCATCGTTTCAATCATACCAGCAAAAATTTGCAGGCTACCTTTCACTGTGTGAACTGTATCAAACATACCTTCTTTATCTTCTTGCATATCCTTGTTATAGGCTAGCGGTAGACCCTTTAATACCGTTAGTAATGAGAACAAATTACCATATACTCTCC
It encodes the following:
- a CDS encoding YtpI family protein translates to MITTFLIVVSAVFYLFYKVNYFRSKSPIEKKWIGTKANIAVGVFLVSFGINQIILITPVALIVGTIFILLGAANVIFGFKAYKHYSPLVLEEANAKS
- the ytrI gene encoding sporulation membrane protein YtrI; translated protein: MMRIPPYYKQAGWQRFFAGVIIGMIIGWFFFIYEFGEVQEKLVTKIKMQEATIKNQKDTIEILRSDKDELNKENQKKLTVQEVKVYFKNDKAFRLSELSTHDLRSQIEKELSAVLNRNIESVAESKDLLYQSIENKVFEVNDKRYHVVVRDFVLYTKLQVFVEIRLAD
- a CDS encoding DHH family phosphoesterase; translated protein: MKHEIIEMIEKYQKIIIHRHVRPDPDALGSQGGLAYLLKEHYPKKEVYVVGDEEPSLQYIIEMDELQDDIFEDALIVICDTANVERISDERYSKGDKIIKIDHHPNEDPYGDIIWVDTNASSVSEMIYELFETWNDLKGMEMTEKAARCLFAGIVGDTGRFRYPNTTERTFQYASELVKQPFSLVDIYEPMERISLNDARLQGYILNNFEQYENGVGAIKLSQSILQEYKVTPSDASRLVNTFANIEGIKAWVFFVEEPDQLIRVRLRSKKPIINGLAQRFNGGGHPLAAGASVFSWEQADEVLAGLHEICREG
- a CDS encoding YtrH family sporulation protein, which encodes MDKEFIATLIMDFFVAFGVVIGGAIVGGIGAFLIGKPPLSTINDLATGLKIWAMVAAIGGTFDAIYSIERGIYDGSHIDIAKTLFMIFAALSGAHSGGVLIQWITQEA
- a CDS encoding CBS domain-containing protein, which encodes MTKHEQILQHIQSLEIGHKISVRQIAKALTVSEGTAYRAIKDAENQGLVSTIERVGTIRIEKKQKENFEKLTFAEVVNIVDGQVLGGRDGLHKTLSKFVIGAMKAEAMMRYVEAGNLLIVGNRNQVHKLALQAGAAVLLTGGFDTSEEVKKLADELNLPIISTSYDTFTVATMINRAIYDQLIKKEIILVEDIYIKLEATYFLKTNDKIEKWFEFNEKTGHSRYPVVDENMKVQGMVTSKDVMGVEKHIEIEKVMTKSPLSVNGQTSVASAAHLMVWEGIEQLPVVDNYKKLIGVISRQDVLKALQMNQRQPHIGETIEDLVTSRFQDATIGNEICYRCEVTPQMTNQLGTISYGVFTTIVTEAGSRALRVHKKGDLVVENITLYFIKPVQIESMIEIFPRVLEIGRKFGKVDVEIFHEGTIVGKALVMAQIIDR
- a CDS encoding DNA polymerase III subunit alpha; the protein is MEFVHLHVNTEYSLLRSSAKIEALVARAKELQFSEIAITDQSVLYGVIPFYKACKQVGIKPIIGLELCITTKNKDETWIILLAKSQVGYQNLMKLSSISQVLGSNQKKQVEKHHLFSYCKDLIAISSPSKGEIQQLVLEGKSELALLTIKEYQTHFGDDFYIGIHDHGMATEKELNLKIVKLSREYQMNLVVTNQVVYIRKEDALAQRCLLAIEQGTTLEEIKTEFHTNEYYLKSKQEMEQLFSQIPEALLNTKKIADKCNLILNFGEHALPKFPLPAGVNSKEYLFKLCQEGLLTRYKLLTDEIQERLLFELKIIDQMQFNDYFLIVWDFMKFAHEKGMITGPGRGSAAGSLVAYVLHITNVDPIKYDLLFERFLNPERITMPDIDIDFPDTRREEVIEYVFQKYGKNHVAQIITFGTLAAKAALRDIGKVLGIPLKQIDSVAKQISSRPNLTIDEAVKETPSLQKLIQESDVITDWFHLAKRVEGIPRHASTHAAGIVISKDPLTDKVPVQKGHYEVLLTQYPMTILEEIGLLKMDFLGLRNLSFLEEIVSHIYQMEGKKINLESIPFDDQNTFQLLGVGDTTGVFQLESPGMRRVLSNLKPTEFEDIVAVNALYRPGPMENIPLFIAGKHNKRQVNYTHPDLKPILEKTYGVIIYQEQIMQIASKLAGFSLGEADILRRAVSKKKLETLEEQRNRFVQGCLKRGYDQKISNDVYDLIVRFANYGFNRSHSVAYSVISYQLAYLKANYPSAFFTALLTSAIGQPEKINQYIIDAKKKGIIVLTPSINKCSAGFIIGSSNDIEFGLAAIKNVGIRAIEEIVRERQKGGYYKNIFNFCARVSTRYINRRTLESLVAAGSFDDFGQHRASLLATLDYALEFGEQVRQQTEDRQSQLFYEEVKVPEGIQVPPFKDSEKLHYEKEALGFYLSSHPIEDYSEVANSHNRILVADALAKGEGIVRLAGLLETIRVVKTKKGEQMAFLKFSDESGELELTVFPKQYREFFALMKIGQLVFLEGKLEVSNERTQVIISKVLDVKNLSRSQIKEGILYLKIDQNHANQTKLVQLKSTLKMFPGNSKVILYYEERKQTVQLSDEFRITASNQCIEALNEMLGKGNVVLKS